Proteins from a genomic interval of Parvivirga hydrogeniphila:
- the dinB gene encoding DNA polymerase IV: protein MAVERTAWRGRAILHIDMDAFFASVEQLDDPRLRGRPVIVGGDPSSRGVVATASYEARAFGVRSAMASATAARLCPDAVWVRPRFERYREVAEDVRRVLRSVTPLVEVASIDEAYLDVTPGETGDDPVAHARAIADAVRGMGLSCSIGVATSKTVAKIASDQRKPGGLVVVRPGEEAAFLAPLPVGAMSGIGPAAQKRLGRLGIFTLGGLAALDEASAAAALGSFGQVAVLRARGIDPRAVVTERPVKSISNEATFPADLPFAEAAQRLEPLVAKVASRLRARGLAGRTLTVKVRYPDMATRSAQMTLEQPTDLEQEMLPAARELLASLSRPGARVRLLGFGVSGLSEPVQQMALIDAERSSSDRDRASALARNLDEIRKRFGPGAVRRGLKGGTGGS from the coding sequence ATGGCCGTGGAACGCACAGCGTGGCGTGGACGCGCGATCCTGCACATCGACATGGACGCGTTCTTCGCTTCCGTCGAGCAGCTCGACGACCCGCGCTTGCGCGGACGCCCCGTCATCGTCGGCGGGGACCCTTCGTCGCGCGGCGTCGTGGCGACGGCGTCGTACGAAGCGCGGGCGTTCGGCGTGCGCTCGGCCATGGCTTCGGCAACGGCCGCACGCCTCTGCCCCGACGCGGTGTGGGTGCGTCCGCGATTCGAGCGGTATCGCGAGGTGGCCGAGGACGTGCGGCGCGTGCTGCGGTCGGTGACGCCACTCGTCGAGGTCGCCTCCATCGACGAAGCGTACCTCGATGTGACGCCTGGCGAGACCGGCGACGACCCTGTGGCGCACGCGCGGGCCATCGCTGACGCGGTGCGCGGCATGGGGCTTTCGTGCTCGATCGGCGTCGCGACGTCCAAGACGGTCGCGAAGATCGCGTCTGACCAGCGTAAACCGGGCGGGCTCGTCGTCGTTCGCCCCGGCGAGGAGGCCGCCTTCCTCGCTCCTTTGCCCGTCGGGGCCATGTCGGGCATCGGTCCGGCTGCGCAGAAGCGCCTGGGGAGGCTTGGCATCTTCACGTTGGGCGGTCTTGCGGCGCTTGATGAGGCGAGCGCTGCAGCCGCGCTCGGATCCTTCGGGCAGGTGGCGGTCCTCCGTGCACGAGGCATCGACCCCCGCGCCGTCGTGACCGAGCGTCCCGTCAAGAGCATCTCGAACGAGGCGACCTTCCCTGCCGACCTGCCGTTCGCAGAGGCCGCGCAGCGCTTGGAGCCTCTCGTGGCGAAGGTCGCGTCGCGGCTGAGAGCGCGCGGGCTTGCTGGACGCACGCTGACCGTCAAGGTGCGGTACCCGGACATGGCGACCCGCAGCGCGCAGATGACGCTGGAGCAGCCCACCGACCTCGAACAAGAGATGCTGCCGGCAGCGCGCGAGCTGCTTGCGTCGCTGTCGAGGCCTGGCGCGCGCGTCCGCCTCCTCGGATTCGGGGTGTCGGGGCTGAGCGAGCCCGTCCAGCAGATGGCGCTTATCGACGCGGAGCGCTCCTCTTCGGACCGCGATCGAGCGAGCGCCCTTGCGAGGAATCTGGACGAGATACGCAAGCGATTCGGCCCCGGAGCCGTGCGGCGCGGCCTGAAGGGCGGCACGGGAGGGTCTTAA